The Nitrospirota bacterium DNA window GTACCTATACCACTGGGTCGATCATTGTTGATTGTGCAGTAGCCGTGACGTTTGCGATGACATATCCTGATCTGGTGGTGACATCAGTATCAGGGCCGACAAGCGCCATTACCCTGCAGAGTATCAGTGTGTCCAATACGGTACAGAACCAGGGAGGGGCGGCGTCAGGGAACTTCAGTATTGGCATCTATCTTTCGACTGATCCCGCTATCACGACCGGAGATATCCTGATAGGCACTCGAACGGCCTCGCTTGCAGCAAATGGGGTAAGTGCAATAAGCACGACTGTTACGATACCGGCAAGTATAGCAAGCGGCACATATTACATTGGAGCGATAGCAGACTCTGCAGGAGTAGTGCAGGAGTCAAACGAGACGAACAATTCTCTTGCGGGCAACCAGATAACGGTCACACCGGGAGCGGACCTGGTGGTGACATCAGTATCCGGGCCAGTCAGTGGAGGTTCAGGCCAGACGATCACGATTAATAGTGTGGTAAAAAACCAGGGGATTGGAATGTCGCAGGGGTTCAGTGGCGGGTATTATTTGTCGACTGACGCAAACATAACGACCA harbors:
- a CDS encoding peptidase; the protein is MTYPDLVVTSVSGPTSAITLQSISVSNTVQNQGGAASGNFSIGIYLSTDPAITTGDILIGTRTASLAANGVSAISTTVTIPASIASGTYYIGAIADSAGVVQESNETNNSLAGNQITVTPGADLVVTSVSGPVSGGSGQTITINSVVKNQGIGMSQGFSGGYYLSTDANITT